From the genome of Labrus bergylta chromosome 4, fLabBer1.1, whole genome shotgun sequence, one region includes:
- the LOC109984081 gene encoding eotaxin: protein MSPRCQIAIFVVLYCIMLGLVSPTPAAQDSQKAKMCCTTFNRKPIPFRRITGYREITSKEICRKEAIIFSTIRKQEICTTQRDQWVRNLMVLLSLKLERLAKLRQAPPSFNHGSGSFFNTTQTIADSTEGFYE, encoded by the exons ATGTCTCCAAGATGTCAGATTGCCATTTTTGTCGTTCTCTACTGCATCATGCTGGGTCTGGTCAGTCCGACTCCAGCTGCCC AAGACTCTCAAAAGGCCAAGATGTGTTGTACAACATTCAACAGGAAGCCGATACCTTTCCGGCGTATTACGGGCTACAGAGAAATAACTTCTAAGGAAATCTGTCGCAAGGAGGCGATCAT TTTCTCTACCATAAGAAAACAAGAGATATGTACAACACAGAGGGACCAGTGGGTGAGGAACCTTATGGTTTTACTCAG TTTGAAACTGGAAAGGTTGGCCAAACTCAGACAGGCCCCCCCTTCATTTAATCATGGAAGTGGATCTTTCTTCAACACCACTCAAACCATCGCGGACAGCACTGAAGGTTtctatgagtaa